Proteins encoded by one window of Synechococcus sp. WH 7805:
- a CDS encoding glycosyltransferase, whose protein sequence is MTEGLSTRFTHRLLMLAPTRRAVSETFIRANLEGLPFDVTALFGDERPPGRPVALAYGLAILLSKVLTRLRWLRLAEMPAACVVWWQIRRERPDAVLVDFGFEAVRVMEACAWSGVPLVVHFRGSDASARDRLGLLGKRYRRLFAIASGVVVKSRPMADTLRSLGARPERLLISPSGANARLFHGSDPAAAPVVFLAVGRFVAKKGPLHTIRAFSQVCEGLGPEQPDLALWMVGEGPLLADARALVRSLDLNERVRFLGVRGQEKVAQLMREVRGFVQHSLVAADGDSEGNPVAVMEAQLSGLPVVATRHAGIPEVVLDGETGFLVGEGDVQGMAEAMMRLAVDPALAARLGDGGRRRIQKGFTIDHHLHQLSSFLLAVIGDDER, encoded by the coding sequence GTGACCGAGGGCCTCTCCACCAGGTTCACCCATCGTCTGCTGATGCTGGCGCCCACCCGTCGTGCGGTCAGCGAAACCTTCATCCGCGCCAATCTCGAGGGGCTGCCTTTCGACGTCACTGCCTTGTTTGGCGATGAGCGGCCACCGGGACGGCCGGTCGCTCTGGCCTATGGCCTGGCAATCCTGCTCAGCAAAGTGCTGACCCGGTTGCGGTGGTTGCGTTTGGCTGAGATGCCTGCTGCGTGCGTGGTCTGGTGGCAGATCCGGCGAGAGCGTCCCGATGCGGTGCTGGTGGATTTCGGCTTTGAGGCGGTGCGAGTGATGGAGGCCTGTGCCTGGAGCGGCGTTCCCTTGGTGGTGCATTTCCGAGGATCGGATGCGTCCGCTCGTGATCGGCTTGGGCTGCTGGGGAAGCGCTATCGGCGGCTGTTCGCGATCGCCTCCGGTGTTGTGGTCAAGTCACGTCCGATGGCCGACACCCTTCGATCCCTCGGTGCTCGCCCCGAGCGGTTGCTGATCAGTCCCTCGGGGGCCAATGCCAGGCTCTTTCACGGCAGTGATCCGGCTGCTGCTCCAGTGGTGTTTCTGGCGGTGGGGCGCTTCGTGGCCAAGAAGGGGCCTCTTCACACCATCCGGGCTTTTTCCCAGGTTTGCGAAGGTCTGGGGCCTGAGCAGCCGGACTTGGCGCTCTGGATGGTGGGCGAGGGTCCTTTGCTTGCCGATGCACGCGCATTGGTGCGCAGCCTGGATCTCAATGAGCGGGTGCGTTTCCTCGGCGTTCGCGGCCAGGAGAAGGTGGCGCAGCTGATGCGTGAGGTGCGTGGATTCGTACAGCACTCCCTCGTGGCTGCCGATGGTGATAGTGAAGGGAATCCGGTGGCCGTGATGGAAGCCCAGTTGAGTGGTCTGCCTGTGGTGGCCACGCGCCATGCGGGTATTCCCGAGGTGGTGCTCGATGGAGAGACCGGTTTTCTTGTGGGGGAGGGCGATGTGCAGGGGATGGCTGAAGCGATGATGCGGTTGGCGGTCGATCCAGCCCTGGCGGCACGTCTGGGAGATGGTGGCCGGCGCCGCATTCAGAAGGGGTTCACGATCGACCACCACCTCCACCAGCTTTCCTCCTTCCTGCTTGCCGTGATCGGGGATGACGAGCGATGA
- a CDS encoding glycosyltransferase — translation MDDLWVVLPHLGAGGAQKVGLLAAEHFAAQGLRVRVLSLRHNHPIKHRLPENVTAFDLGPDQDDFSVHPWLQDVWNRSLLARGRRFCVAQWIKLRRFVIRVVTALVLRWVQLTWPLFEQRIQPGSEASAVRLLNRCMRRIGGDRYRRLRQLFLEQRPKRVLALLTKTNILCCAAVWDLPIHLVVSERNDPRRQRLDRLWNRLRRVYYRRADVVTANTEGVLEALQAMGTWQRLDLLPNPLPGGLNLQGSSGSAARDFEVLAVARLVPQKGLDLLIRAFASLPEPVRAGWRLVLVGDGPERNALQALAQQLGISVQVVFEGFQSDPLRYMQRASIFALPSRFEGMPNALLEAMAAGLPSVVSDASPGPLEMVCDGCQGLVVPNENVEAFAEALQHLMGDQALRERMGAEARTTLRALDWEVVEPHWRSVLALP, via the coding sequence ATGGATGACCTCTGGGTTGTACTCCCCCACCTCGGTGCCGGTGGTGCCCAGAAGGTCGGCCTTTTGGCTGCAGAGCATTTCGCGGCCCAGGGCCTGAGGGTTCGGGTGCTGTCGCTGCGTCACAACCATCCGATCAAGCACCGGTTGCCTGAGAACGTGACCGCTTTCGATCTCGGGCCTGATCAGGATGACTTCAGTGTCCATCCTTGGTTGCAGGACGTCTGGAACCGATCGCTGCTGGCTCGCGGACGGCGTTTTTGCGTGGCTCAGTGGATCAAGCTGCGCCGTTTCGTAATTCGAGTGGTCACGGCCCTGGTGCTGCGCTGGGTCCAGCTCACCTGGCCCCTTTTCGAGCAGAGGATCCAACCCGGTTCTGAGGCATCAGCCGTGCGTCTGCTGAACCGCTGCATGCGCCGGATCGGTGGAGATCGCTACCGGCGTCTGCGGCAGCTGTTCCTGGAGCAGCGCCCGAAACGGGTTCTGGCTCTGCTCACCAAAACCAACATCCTCTGCTGTGCTGCGGTGTGGGATCTACCGATTCATCTGGTGGTGTCGGAGCGGAATGATCCCCGTCGCCAGAGGCTGGATCGGCTTTGGAATCGACTGCGCCGCGTGTATTACCGCCGCGCTGATGTGGTGACGGCCAATACCGAGGGTGTGCTCGAAGCCCTGCAGGCAATGGGCACCTGGCAGCGCCTTGATCTCTTGCCCAATCCCCTCCCCGGTGGCCTCAATCTGCAGGGTTCATCGGGGTCTGCAGCCCGCGATTTCGAGGTTCTTGCAGTGGCGCGGCTTGTTCCTCAAAAGGGCCTCGACCTGCTGATCCGGGCCTTCGCTTCCCTGCCAGAGCCGGTGCGGGCCGGCTGGCGCCTTGTGCTGGTGGGGGATGGTCCGGAGCGCAACGCCCTTCAAGCACTGGCCCAGCAGCTCGGCATCAGCGTTCAGGTGGTGTTCGAGGGGTTCCAGTCGGATCCCCTGCGCTACATGCAACGCGCATCGATTTTTGCGCTGCCGTCCCGTTTTGAGGGCATGCCCAATGCCCTGCTGGAGGCGATGGCAGCCGGCTTGCCATCAGTGGTGAGCGACGCCTCGCCTGGTCCGTTGGAGATGGTGTGCGATGGCTGCCAGGGCCTGGTGGTGCCCAACGAAAATGTAGAAGCGTTTGCTGAAGCTTTGCAGCACTTGATGGGTGATCAGGCCCTGCGTGAGCGCATGGGGGCGGAAGCACGGACCACCCTGCGCGCCCTTGACTGGGAGGTAGTGGAACCCCATTGGCGCTCTGTGCTGGCTCTGCCGTGA
- a CDS encoding glycosyltransferase, whose translation MGGLRVAFSIDSLKLGGAERVLLQWAQWCKDEGWSVLVITRHGPDRDAYPVPNGVQRCQEPGLPAPLERLGWLAFPFRVWQLRRLLMQKRCDLAVGMTTLPAVKLLLACAGLPLRTVVSERNYPPAKPPALPWRWLRKLTYPWADLHLVQTRITGAWLRQHCGVRRQRLLPNAVSWPLQDREPLIEPEDWLAPELPLILAAGTKARQKGFDRLMPVFAELGLADSRLHLAVLGLTSGTYHGQDQQAWLRERLGADSDLQRRLLLPGVCGSMTRWYRRATVFVLPSRYEGFPNVLLEAMAAGCACIASDCLTGPSDLIRDGDNGLLLPASATSNDWIEAVAALLADSERRRRLGERAIQVRERYSADCLRRDCLEALRSTRHG comes from the coding sequence ATGGGGGGTCTGCGTGTCGCGTTCTCGATCGACTCGCTCAAGCTGGGCGGAGCCGAAAGGGTGTTGCTCCAGTGGGCTCAATGGTGCAAGGACGAAGGCTGGTCGGTGCTCGTGATCACCCGCCATGGGCCCGACCGGGATGCCTATCCAGTGCCGAATGGTGTGCAGCGATGCCAGGAACCAGGGTTGCCGGCTCCCCTTGAGCGGCTCGGCTGGTTGGCCTTCCCCTTTCGCGTCTGGCAACTGCGCCGGCTCTTGATGCAGAAACGGTGTGATCTGGCCGTGGGCATGACCACCCTGCCGGCCGTGAAGTTGCTGCTGGCCTGTGCCGGACTGCCTCTGCGCACTGTGGTGTCAGAGCGCAACTATCCGCCCGCTAAACCCCCGGCTCTGCCCTGGCGCTGGTTGCGCAAGCTCACCTATCCCTGGGCTGATCTGCACCTGGTGCAGACCCGCATCACCGGCGCTTGGTTACGTCAGCATTGTGGTGTGCGTCGTCAGCGGCTGCTGCCCAATGCAGTGAGCTGGCCGCTGCAGGATCGTGAGCCACTGATCGAGCCTGAAGACTGGTTGGCACCGGAGCTGCCTTTGATCCTGGCCGCGGGAACCAAGGCGCGGCAGAAGGGATTTGATCGCCTGATGCCTGTGTTTGCCGAGCTAGGCCTGGCGGACTCCCGTTTGCACTTGGCTGTGCTGGGTCTGACTTCAGGGACTTATCACGGGCAGGATCAGCAGGCTTGGTTGCGCGAACGGCTGGGGGCGGATTCCGACCTGCAGCGCCGGCTGTTGTTGCCTGGGGTTTGCGGCAGCATGACCCGCTGGTATCGCAGGGCCACGGTGTTTGTGCTGCCCTCTCGCTATGAGGGCTTCCCCAACGTGCTTCTGGAGGCGATGGCTGCTGGGTGTGCCTGCATCGCCAGTGATTGCCTCACGGGCCCATCGGATCTGATCCGCGATGGAGACAACGGTCTGCTGTTGCCCGCCTCGGCAACCTCCAATGACTGGATCGAGGCTGTTGCCGCACTGCTTGCTGATTCAGAGCGTCGTCGGCGTCTGGGAGAGCGGGCGATCCAGGTGCGTGAGCGCTATTCCGCCGATTGCCTGCGCCGTGATTGTCTGGAGGCCCTGCGCTCGACCCGCCATGGATGA
- a CDS encoding glycosyltransferase, whose protein sequence is MADIVLLATADWDHPLWTNKQHVACALAELGHRVLYVDSLGVRGPRVDRADSGRILRRLRRGLRLPRQVRPGVWVVSPLVIPGQTQGVAGRLNRWSLNLCLFAADLVLDLRRPLLWTFNPQTRAYLRLGKFHAVIYHCVDRIQAQPGMPVAALEAAERDLCGAANALFTTAPQLLQSLGPLNAGSHYFGNVADADHFGQALEPQRHAPVDWPTIQGPVLIFIGAIDAYKLDLTMLERLAPSTPEWTYVFIGPVGETDPTTDISSLEGLPNVHVLGPRPYSTLPAYLAQADVALLPLQINDYTRHMYPMKFFEYLAAGLPVVATDIPSLADQGDVAWLVPPEPMAFEQAIRKALAGEGPSQNQRLEWAAGHTYRSRTAAMLQCLRQHGLMPEEPLAPQAPPYHHVRSQWSRAHLSALGRLGPVRILETLGLVQAAEACLRYWLRREPGNVTLLAALAQRRLSVGDNLGGCELIERIWAEDGEAEILHQLLFRRGSRPGSKVDQLALFDVLAASPSLPLHYAGYCRVVRTYRAIDAKDPNALRRGVLGLEAILLELERDPDTYRCLKPNRENRAKLLISAQLTRLRALMALQDTAALAQASRELLESARRYDPFAIDRNTATRMTRNIMRSLTIAAVMAWQKAEAQRFADVLGEMERLRKACHADRFDPIANKTQEDHRGFADAVVAMLAACRWSVTDPSQRPELECLVDPVLLVYFPDLRRNRAEKARRFLQSLQPVAQS, encoded by the coding sequence ATGGCAGACATTGTTCTTCTGGCCACGGCCGACTGGGATCATCCGCTCTGGACCAATAAGCAGCACGTTGCCTGTGCCCTGGCCGAGCTGGGCCATCGGGTTCTGTATGTGGACTCCCTTGGTGTGCGCGGCCCTCGGGTCGATCGCGCTGATTCCGGCCGGATTCTTCGGCGGTTGCGGCGCGGGCTGCGCCTGCCACGACAGGTCCGTCCCGGTGTGTGGGTGGTGTCTCCCCTGGTGATCCCAGGGCAGACGCAGGGTGTGGCTGGCCGACTCAATCGCTGGAGTTTGAATCTGTGCCTGTTCGCTGCAGACCTGGTTCTGGACCTGCGACGTCCTCTGCTGTGGACGTTCAACCCCCAGACCCGTGCCTACCTGCGCTTAGGCAAGTTTCACGCTGTGATTTATCACTGTGTTGATCGGATCCAGGCGCAGCCGGGGATGCCGGTGGCCGCTCTGGAAGCGGCAGAACGGGATCTCTGCGGAGCCGCCAATGCCTTGTTCACGACGGCTCCTCAGCTGCTGCAGTCGCTTGGACCCCTGAATGCGGGGAGTCACTATTTCGGGAATGTGGCGGATGCCGACCACTTCGGCCAAGCGCTTGAGCCTCAGCGGCACGCCCCAGTCGACTGGCCAACGATTCAAGGGCCCGTGCTGATCTTCATCGGTGCGATCGATGCCTACAAATTGGATCTGACGATGCTCGAGCGTTTGGCGCCATCCACGCCTGAGTGGACTTATGTCTTCATCGGTCCGGTCGGAGAAACGGATCCAACAACGGATATTTCGTCTCTTGAAGGCTTGCCCAACGTGCATGTGCTCGGGCCGCGGCCTTACTCCACCCTTCCGGCTTATCTGGCTCAGGCCGATGTTGCCCTGCTGCCTCTGCAGATCAACGACTACACCCGCCACATGTATCCGATGAAGTTCTTCGAGTACCTTGCCGCCGGCCTGCCCGTGGTGGCCACGGACATTCCATCGCTCGCGGATCAAGGGGATGTGGCTTGGCTGGTTCCGCCGGAACCAATGGCCTTTGAGCAGGCGATCCGCAAGGCTCTGGCAGGAGAGGGGCCAAGCCAGAACCAGCGCTTGGAATGGGCCGCGGGTCACACCTACCGCAGCCGTACGGCCGCCATGCTCCAGTGCCTGCGTCAGCACGGTCTGATGCCTGAGGAACCGCTGGCTCCTCAGGCTCCTCCTTATCACCATGTGCGTAGTCAGTGGAGTCGGGCCCACCTTTCAGCTCTGGGACGCCTTGGGCCGGTGAGAATCCTCGAGACGCTGGGTCTTGTGCAGGCGGCTGAGGCTTGTTTGCGTTACTGGCTTCGGCGAGAGCCGGGCAATGTCACCCTTTTGGCTGCTTTGGCGCAGAGACGTCTGTCTGTCGGGGACAACTTGGGTGGTTGTGAGTTGATCGAACGGATCTGGGCGGAGGACGGCGAGGCCGAAATTCTCCATCAATTGCTGTTTCGGCGTGGATCCAGGCCTGGATCCAAGGTGGATCAGCTGGCCCTCTTCGATGTGCTGGCCGCCAGTCCATCGCTACCTCTGCATTACGCCGGCTATTGCCGGGTGGTGCGCACCTACCGGGCCATCGATGCCAAAGATCCGAACGCTCTGCGACGGGGGGTCTTGGGTCTGGAAGCGATTCTTCTGGAGCTGGAGCGTGATCCCGATACCTATCGCTGTCTCAAGCCCAACCGCGAGAACAGAGCCAAGCTGCTGATTTCCGCCCAGCTCACGCGGCTGCGGGCGCTAATGGCTCTCCAGGACACGGCCGCTCTGGCTCAGGCCTCCCGGGAACTGCTGGAGAGTGCCCGTCGTTACGACCCCTTCGCGATCGATCGCAACACAGCGACGCGGATGACGCGCAACATCATGCGCAGCCTCACCATTGCTGCGGTGATGGCCTGGCAGAAAGCCGAAGCCCAGCGCTTTGCTGATGTGTTGGGCGAAATGGAGCGGTTGCGCAAGGCCTGTCATGCCGATCGCTTTGATCCGATTGCCAATAAAACTCAGGAAGATCACCGTGGTTTCGCCGATGCGGTGGTGGCGATGTTGGCGGCCTGTCGCTGGTCGGTGACGGACCCCTCCCAACGGCCGGAGCTGGAGTGCTTGGTGGACCCTGTTCTGTTGGTGTACTTCCCTGATCTGCGCCGCAACCGGGCCGAGAAAGCGCGTCGTTTTCTGCAGTCGTTGCAGCCCGTCGCTCAGTCCTGA
- a CDS encoding ABC transporter ATP-binding protein → MPFKSQTWNELKLLLQELSSRRLRFLAVVLLASLFQGIVDILLVGLLARLVGLLAGAKLGDQIPGIRFFGGGLLDQAGWIVVLLITAYWFASGIRFGVALLESLLTAEIWSDLVNKVYNNLMLQRYEFFMHKRTSVLSERFNRILSRVTGAVITPMIAIAGNLLSVLALIVGVIFVLGSSSLLIFTLLLAAYALSSKIITPYLRLAVRQKNRYSRRLHVIFSESLKSMRDVQMYSSHRFFVDRFSREGVQAKRNDRLSSLLPNVPRFVIEPAGITILFAVGLAPAIVTGDGDRLRDALPELATILVVLLRISGPLQSVFRSINKLRGGLPEVKDAIELLRMRPQRYSLGDPGVPSPDGVMPRRLIELNDVSFNYFGSERPVLEGIHLSIPVGSRIAFVGKTGSGKTTLAHVLLGLYTPTTGELLLDGVPVSDEEMPAWQANCAFVPQNIRLLDASVRENVAFCEQPDAIDDEQVWAALEAAQFSEFVAQMPYGLFTMCGENGMKLSGGQRQRLSLARAFYRRAKLMVLDEATSALDNKTEHDVMQALDLIGRRCTMVVIAHRLSTVKKCDRIYQVDQGRIIASGDFETLTRTSPSFREMTMLDVV, encoded by the coding sequence ATGCCCTTCAAGAGCCAGACCTGGAATGAACTGAAGCTGTTGCTCCAGGAATTGTCGTCCAGACGCCTGCGGTTTTTAGCTGTGGTGCTGCTGGCGTCTCTGTTTCAGGGGATCGTCGACATCCTTTTGGTCGGACTCCTGGCTCGTCTCGTTGGTCTCTTGGCGGGCGCGAAGCTTGGGGATCAGATTCCCGGTATCCGTTTTTTCGGCGGGGGGCTTCTCGATCAGGCTGGCTGGATCGTGGTTCTGCTGATCACGGCGTACTGGTTCGCTTCGGGAATCCGCTTCGGCGTTGCTTTGCTCGAATCTCTCCTAACGGCTGAGATCTGGTCTGATCTTGTTAACAAGGTATATAACAATTTAATGCTGCAGCGCTATGAGTTTTTCATGCATAAGCGCACATCAGTGTTGTCAGAGCGCTTCAATCGCATCCTCAGCAGGGTGACCGGCGCTGTGATCACTCCAATGATTGCAATCGCAGGAAATTTGCTTTCCGTGTTGGCGTTGATCGTGGGTGTGATTTTTGTTCTCGGTAGTTCATCCCTGCTGATTTTTACTTTGTTGCTGGCAGCTTATGCTCTCTCCTCAAAGATTATTACCCCCTATCTGCGGTTAGCCGTTCGTCAGAAAAATCGATATTCCCGAAGACTTCATGTCATCTTCTCAGAGTCGTTGAAATCGATGCGTGATGTGCAGATGTATTCCTCGCATCGGTTTTTTGTTGATCGCTTCTCCCGTGAAGGAGTGCAGGCCAAGCGCAATGACAGGCTCTCGAGCCTGCTTCCCAATGTGCCGCGCTTCGTGATCGAACCTGCGGGCATCACCATCCTGTTCGCGGTTGGACTCGCTCCCGCAATCGTCACCGGAGACGGTGACCGGCTTCGTGACGCTCTGCCCGAACTCGCCACGATCCTTGTGGTGCTGCTGCGGATTTCTGGTCCACTCCAGTCTGTCTTCCGCAGTATCAATAAGCTCAGAGGCGGTCTTCCCGAAGTCAAAGACGCCATTGAGTTGCTGCGCATGCGTCCGCAGCGATATTCGCTCGGTGATCCCGGGGTGCCCTCTCCAGATGGAGTCATGCCCAGGCGTCTGATTGAGCTCAATGACGTCAGCTTCAATTACTTCGGGAGCGAGCGTCCCGTTCTGGAGGGTATTCATCTCTCGATCCCGGTGGGATCGCGTATCGCCTTTGTTGGGAAAACCGGCAGCGGCAAGACCACCCTGGCTCACGTGCTGCTTGGTCTCTACACACCCACCACCGGAGAACTTCTTCTGGATGGCGTTCCAGTGTCTGATGAGGAGATGCCCGCATGGCAGGCCAATTGTGCATTCGTGCCCCAGAACATTCGTCTGCTCGACGCGAGCGTGCGCGAAAATGTTGCGTTCTGTGAGCAACCCGATGCCATTGATGATGAACAGGTCTGGGCTGCATTGGAAGCGGCACAATTCTCCGAATTTGTTGCTCAGATGCCCTACGGCCTGTTCACTATGTGTGGTGAAAATGGCATGAAGCTGTCTGGCGGTCAGCGGCAGCGTCTATCACTTGCCAGAGCTTTTTACCGGCGCGCCAAGCTGATGGTTCTTGATGAAGCCACCAGCGCACTTGATAACAAGACCGAGCATGACGTGATGCAGGCTCTTGATCTGATCGGTCGCCGCTGCACGATGGTGGTCATTGCTCATCGTCTGTCCACCGTCAAAAAATGTGACCGGATTTACCAGGTGGATCAAGGGCGAATCATCGCTTCCGGTGATTTTGAAACGTTGACACGCACATCACCTAGTTTTCGTGAAATGACGATGCTGGATGTGGTCTGA
- a CDS encoding glycosyltransferase yields the protein MIPSAASLLRIRVLVPGTGARFRCGGLSVALQTARLLAGLRPTEVVTYRERENDHAFFDDLLKREAAPGDSLWVVSWGFDVPGLLRKLRGRPAVYQAHSSGYGFGLPPAVPVVAVSRNTLGYWGDRAPRNPLFLVPNALEPQWLERGARPIGLGAVRSRRPIDVLVQKRKSSPYVLNRLVPALRARGLTVEVQSGWVDDLVGLFNSAGVVLYDSAEYWRGRGVSEGFGLPPLEALACGCVVFSSFNHALADSLTPGVTAHQIGQGSLDNDLLRISAAAVDPESWGPDASSLAVVLENVTEARWLERWRATLSQLDALAERQALGLDPAASLTSPSTRRLRWGQRGDRLRSKVVNRLPGWLRPS from the coding sequence TTGATTCCATCCGCCGCTTCTTTGCTACGCATTCGGGTTCTGGTTCCAGGCACCGGGGCCCGATTTCGTTGCGGCGGATTGAGCGTTGCCCTGCAGACCGCCCGGTTGCTGGCGGGCCTTCGCCCGACAGAAGTGGTGACCTACCGGGAGAGAGAGAACGATCACGCTTTTTTCGATGATCTACTGAAGCGCGAGGCTGCACCGGGTGACAGTCTCTGGGTGGTGAGCTGGGGATTTGATGTTCCTGGGTTGTTGAGAAAGCTCCGCGGACGCCCTGCGGTCTATCAGGCACACAGCAGCGGGTATGGCTTTGGTCTTCCGCCGGCAGTCCCGGTGGTCGCCGTCAGCCGCAATACCCTTGGCTACTGGGGTGATCGGGCGCCTCGCAATCCCCTCTTTCTCGTTCCCAATGCCCTTGAGCCCCAGTGGTTGGAACGTGGAGCGCGTCCGATCGGGCTAGGAGCTGTTCGATCCAGGCGCCCGATCGATGTGCTGGTGCAGAAGCGCAAAAGCAGTCCTTACGTCCTCAACCGGCTGGTCCCTGCCCTGCGTGCACGGGGGTTGACGGTGGAGGTGCAAAGCGGCTGGGTTGATGATCTTGTTGGCTTGTTCAACAGTGCTGGCGTGGTTCTCTACGACTCGGCTGAGTATTGGCGAGGCCGCGGGGTGAGCGAGGGTTTTGGCCTGCCGCCGTTGGAAGCCCTGGCTTGTGGCTGCGTAGTGTTCAGCAGTTTCAATCATGCGTTGGCTGACAGCCTCACCCCGGGGGTCACCGCTCATCAGATCGGTCAGGGGTCTCTAGACAACGATCTCCTGCGCATCAGTGCCGCTGCCGTTGATCCGGAGAGCTGGGGGCCCGATGCTTCGTCCCTCGCTGTTGTGCTGGAGAACGTCACTGAAGCCCGTTGGCTTGAGCGTTGGCGAGCCACGCTCAGCCAGTTGGACGCTCTTGCCGAGCGCCAAGCCCTCGGCCTGGATCCTGCGGCATCTCTGACCAGTCCATCCACCCGCCGTCTGCGCTGGGGCCAGCGTGGGGATCGGCTGCGAAGCAAGGTGGTCAATCGGTTGCCCGGCTGGCTGCGGCCGAGCTGA
- a CDS encoding heme oxygenase (biliverdin-producing): MPVALASQLREGTKKSHTMAENTGFVSCFLKGVVDKGSYRTLVADLYFVYAAMEEEMARLADHPVIAPIAFAELNRREALEQDLAYYYGADWLQQIKATPAAQVYVERIRQVAKESPELLVGHHYTRYLGDLSGGQILKNIAQKAMNLGENDGLHFYSFPSIADEKAFKTTYRAAMDQLPIDQPTADRMVEEANHAFHLNMKMFQELEGNLVAAIGKVLFGFLTRRQRAGSTEAVAA; this comes from the coding sequence ATGCCCGTCGCTCTCGCCTCCCAGCTCCGTGAAGGCACGAAAAAGTCCCACACCATGGCCGAAAACACCGGGTTTGTGAGCTGCTTCCTGAAAGGTGTGGTGGACAAGGGCAGCTACCGCACGCTGGTGGCTGATCTTTATTTCGTCTATGCCGCCATGGAAGAAGAAATGGCGCGTCTCGCCGATCATCCGGTGATCGCTCCGATCGCCTTTGCTGAACTGAACCGCCGTGAGGCTCTTGAGCAGGACCTTGCTTATTACTACGGAGCAGATTGGCTTCAGCAGATCAAGGCAACCCCTGCGGCTCAGGTCTATGTGGAACGCATCCGCCAGGTTGCTAAGGAGTCTCCTGAGCTGCTGGTCGGCCACCACTACACCCGTTATCTCGGTGACCTTTCCGGTGGCCAGATCCTCAAGAACATTGCCCAGAAGGCCATGAACCTGGGTGAGAACGATGGATTGCACTTCTATTCCTTCCCTTCGATCGCCGACGAAAAGGCCTTCAAAACCACCTATCGCGCTGCGATGGATCAGCTTCCGATTGACCAGCCCACGGCTGATCGCATGGTGGAGGAGGCCAACCATGCCTTCCACCTCAACATGAAGATGTTCCAAGAGCTTGAAGGCAACCTGGTGGCTGCCATCGGCAAGGTGCTCTTCGGCTTTCTCACCCGCCGTCAACGCGCCGGCAGCACCGAGGCTGTGGCTGCTTGA
- a CDS encoding ChbG/HpnK family deacetylase: protein MILRTLSTRLSLYSLVGVGAAAVHAGVLLSLGLVMPWWIANPLAFLAASLASYVGHAHVTFRPETGGQQFARRWFALQYAVNLTVSSVLPLALPGWLPTSAEVVVLVFTPTLLNALIWSQAAQFSLRRRTNRTSPPRRHADDLGLSHATNQAILTLAEEGLLEGTSLLVNGPVATEGAKAWSVLAADRPTLQLCLHLCLTEGPSSAPPDLIPDLVDHQGHLHRSFGHWLLLSLLPPRHPRRARLVKQLGHEIDAQVRQFQAMRGEGPIALDGHQHIHLVPVVLDAVLARSSRFGITWLRSTDEPLPTGLPLRCWLQSCRDAGLIKWLVLQLLSRRARGAFRQHGITSNGGFAGVLFTGRMTGAPLRAAWSELASLRSPDHCTPSLLLAHPGAPLEQNIAQEGFTVSQPFAASPWRQKEWRALQALSVTPDECCG from the coding sequence ATGATCTTGAGGACTCTCAGCACTCGGCTCAGCCTGTACAGCCTGGTGGGCGTCGGAGCCGCTGCTGTTCACGCCGGTGTGCTTCTGAGCCTGGGGCTTGTCATGCCCTGGTGGATCGCCAATCCACTGGCCTTCCTTGCCGCTTCCCTGGCGAGCTATGTGGGCCATGCCCACGTCACGTTCCGCCCTGAAACAGGGGGTCAGCAGTTCGCCCGGCGCTGGTTCGCTCTGCAGTACGCCGTCAACCTCACCGTCAGCAGCGTTCTTCCGCTGGCCTTACCAGGCTGGCTTCCCACCTCGGCCGAGGTCGTCGTTCTGGTTTTCACTCCCACACTGCTGAATGCCCTGATCTGGTCACAGGCCGCACAGTTCAGCCTGCGTCGACGCACGAATCGCACGTCACCTCCACGCCGGCATGCCGATGATCTCGGCTTGAGCCACGCCACCAATCAGGCCATCCTCACGCTGGCAGAGGAAGGACTGCTGGAGGGAACCAGCCTGCTGGTCAATGGTCCAGTCGCAACTGAAGGGGCAAAAGCCTGGAGCGTGCTGGCGGCAGACCGACCGACACTGCAACTCTGCCTGCATCTTTGTCTCACAGAGGGGCCGTCGAGTGCTCCGCCCGATTTAATTCCTGATCTGGTGGATCACCAAGGACATCTGCATCGGTCCTTTGGACACTGGCTGCTCCTGTCACTGCTGCCGCCTCGACATCCCAGGCGGGCAAGGCTTGTGAAACAGCTGGGACATGAAATTGACGCGCAGGTCAGACAATTTCAAGCCATGCGAGGCGAGGGGCCCATCGCACTGGACGGCCATCAGCACATCCATCTGGTTCCTGTGGTGCTCGATGCCGTGCTCGCCCGTTCCAGCAGGTTTGGCATCACTTGGCTGCGAAGCACGGATGAACCTCTGCCCACTGGACTTCCACTGAGATGCTGGTTGCAATCCTGCCGCGACGCAGGGCTGATCAAATGGCTTGTTCTTCAGTTGTTGAGCCGCCGCGCCAGGGGAGCCTTCCGGCAGCACGGAATCACCAGCAACGGAGGGTTCGCCGGAGTCTTGTTCACAGGACGGATGACCGGTGCTCCGCTTCGGGCTGCCTGGAGTGAGCTCGCCAGCCTGCGCTCTCCAGACCACTGCACCCCCTCGCTTCTGCTGGCCCATCCTGGAGCCCCACTGGAACAAAACATCGCCCAGGAGGGGTTCACGGTTTCACAGCCATTTGCGGCGTCTCCCTGGAGGCAAAAGGAATGGCGTGCTCTTCAAGCGCTCAGCGTCACGCCTGATGAATGCTGCGGATGA